A single genomic interval of Anopheles marshallii chromosome 2, idAnoMarsDA_429_01, whole genome shotgun sequence harbors:
- the LOC128706951 gene encoding transcription elongation factor B polypeptide 3 gives MSSIVDIINHYQASINKSLNDTARIVHCIGKLYKLPISVRHLQDTGIGRTVNSLRKYDGEVGIAAKALVTKWKAMVAAEESDDNTANAGTHGEGADSEGRQNEDGQQRSDMSDQEEDGHNRSLADDDDEDDDDDEDDDDDDRGSHHNTDQDDSYGEPQLRVSEEFGAEAEGNDSNSDGEESDERTDQPEVHYVMHHRVMEPEPQLSSEDRATSSQWSGHHSGAASKRHSNDSSRNQHHTSTSKASSSSSSGQKHKNDDRSDRGDKRKNDGGDHHRHSSSRGESKSHKSSSSKTDHHGSAKKSSSHGDGDRHKDRSSSKHHSTSNTNDHGTGSSSNNSSSSHARKDSSHKEDRHRSKEKRSADGSSKRHASEENYADMDAASSSKRSRKEHRTDHVSANSTMQGNSSSSPHASASTSSSHSKKEKSKGHSSGSYSSSSKRHHDKSESSRERSEETKSKSRRKDKSRLSPASNQEHNNDDSLGEDGNDGLDCSGGASFADALAMIGMPSGSKKKPSGSNKEKVKVTVMKSSPASTSSNHRDSDTSYSRSKQEHARVSSSSSSTSGARNGGLPTASELLSQNVKLEPLPEASEIVESLPMISPHYRPMPLNQTVMECVFLGGQSGRGKGRPLTEEEALGQSMQSKNMRTKVYSGQKTNAKGVIPTLYELCIRLLQDHVYEIGATGGIPFYILKPVLEKANPTQLLHLEHFNPHFVEDSDVLWELHCKRTFRSKQRNEEELETWREMFLRCSEERDAKLRSLTQNIKLSQEQAAAPIRKTQLAYVDSAVKPPRSVISKQVKYGTARAPVVSPAARVAALKAGNVTQAGDARLRVAAGARDNAQAQVFQPTKPRKAPMMAKVLSSMKGFKTSFRR, from the exons ATGTCGTCGATTGTGGATATCATCAATCACTACCAGGCCAGCATCAACAAGTCGTTAAATGACACGGCCAGG ATTGTACACTGCATCGGGAAGCTGTACAAGCTACCAATCTCCGTTCGACATCTGCAAGATACCGGCATTGGACGTACGGTCAACAGTCTCCGGAAGTACGACGGTGAGGTGGGCATTGCGGCCAAAGCACTCGTTACTAAGTGGAAAGCGATGGTAGCTGCGGAAGAATCGGATGACAATACTGCGAACGCAGGCACACACGGAGAAGGTGCGGACTCTGAAGGACGTCAGAATGAGGATGGTCAACAACGGAGCGACATGAGTGATCAGGAAGAAGACGGTCATAATCGTTCGTTGgctgatgatgacgatgaagatgacgatgacgacgaagacgacgacgacgacgatcggGGATCACATCACAATACCGATCAGGATG attcCTATGGTGAGCCACAGCTCCGCGTTTCAGAGGAATTTGGCGCTGAAGCAGAAGGTAACGACAGCAATAGCGATGGAGAAGAATCGGATGAGCGAACGGATCAGCCAGAAGTTCACTATGTGATGCATCATCGTGTAATGGAACCGGAACCTCAGTTAAGTTCGGAAGATAGAGCAACATCCAGTCAGTGGAGTGGCCATCACAGTGGTGCTGCCAGTAAGCGACATTCTAACGATAGTTCACGAAATCAACATCACACGTCCACTTCCAAAGCATCCAGCAGCTCTAGCAGTGGACAGAAACATAAGAATGATGATAGAAGCGATAGGGGCGATAAAAGAAAGAATGATGGAGGTGACCACCATCGACACTCATCAAGTAGAGGGGAGTCAAAATCTCACAAGTCCTCCTCCTCCAAGACGGACCATCATGGATCggcaaaaaaatcatcatcgcaCGGTGACGGTGACCGACACAAAGATCGCAGTTCCTCAAAGCAtcacagcaccagcaacacaaACGATCATGGTACCGGTAGTAGCAGTAATAATAGCAGTAGTAGTCACGCACGGAAAGATTCTAGTCATAAAGAAGACCGACATCGGTCAAAGGAGAAGCGCAGCGCAGATGGTAGTTCGAAAAGGCACGCATCGGAAGAAAACTATGCCGATATGGATGCGGCGTCCTCATCGAAACGATCTCGCAAAGAGCATCGAACCGATCATGTCAGTGCAAATAGCACTATGCAGGggaattcatcatcatcgccacaTGCATCAGCTTCTACCTCATCATCACATtcaaagaaggaaaaatcaaaGGGACATTCATCTGGATCATATTCCTCCTCTTCCAAGCGGCATCACGATAAATCGGAATCATCACGGGAAAGATCGGAGGAAACTAAGTCAAAATCGAGACGGAAAGATAAGTCTCGGTTGTCGCCGGCATCAAACCAAGAGCACAACAATGACGATTCCCTCGGTGAGGATGGTAACGATGGACTTGACTGTTCCGGGGGGGCTAGCTTTGCGGATGCACTTGCCATGATCGGTATGCCTTCGGGATCGAAGAAAAAACCGTCCGGTAGTAACAAGGAAAAGGTGAAAGTGACCGTAATGAAATCTTCCCCCGCTTCCACATCGTCGAATCATCGAGATAGTGACACGTCCTACTCGAGAAGTAAACAAGAGCATGCAAGAGTatcctcttcctcctcatcTACATCTGGTGCGCGTAACGGGGGTTTACCGACGGCTTCGGAGCTTCTTTCACAGAATGTCAAACTGGAACCGCTTCCCGAGGCTTCGGAAATCGTGGAATCGCTTCCAATGATTTCGCCCCACTATCGTCCGATGCCTCTGAATCAGACCGTGatggagtgtgtgtttttgggtgGACAGAGCGGTCGCGGTAAAGGTCGTCCCCTGACCGAAGAAGAGGCCCTCGGTCAGAGCATGCAGTCCAAAAATATGCGTACGAAGGTTTATTCCGGACAGAAGACGAACGCGAAAGGTGTAATACCAACGTTGTACGAGCTGTGCATTCGTTTGCTGCAGGATCACGTCTATGAGATAGGCGCGACAGGTGGTATACCGTTTTACATCCTGAAACCGGTGCTTGAAAAAGCAAATCCGACCCAACTACTTCACCTAGAGCACTTTAATCCGCACTTTGTCGAAGATAGCGATGTCCTATGGGAGCTACACTGCAAGCGCACGTTCCGATCAAAACAACGTAACGAGGAGGAGCTGGAAACGTGGCGTGAAATGTTTCTG CGCTGCTCCGAGGAACGCGACGCGAAGCTGAGAAGTCTTACGCAGAACATCAAGCTTTCACAAGAACAGGCGGCGGCTCCGATTCGCAAAACGCAACTAGCGTACGTCGATTCCGCCGTCAAACCACCGCGAAGTGTGATTAGCAAACAGGTCAAATACGGCACGGCCCGAGCACCGGTTGTTTCTCCGGCGGCACGTGTAGCTGCCCTTAAGGCGGGTAACGTAACACAAGCCGGTGATGCACGGCTACGAGTAGCGGCCGGTGCGCGCGATAATGCTCAAGCCCAAG TTTTCCAACCGACGAAACCGCGCAAGGCTCCAATGATGGCCAAAGTGTTGTCCTCGATGAAGGGCTTCAAAACCAGCTTCCGCCGTTAG